The Rubrobacter naiadicus genome window below encodes:
- a CDS encoding HAD family hydrolase has protein sequence MMEVTIPGRGPLTWEHLVLDFNGTLALDGALLPGVATRLRKLSRKLELLVITADTFGSASRALAGLPLHLEVLGEGVQGERKAAAVRRLGAERTIAVGNGANDAAMLEAAGLGIAVLGGEGAARGALLGADVIAPDIRCALDLLLLPGRLVATWRP, from the coding sequence ATGATGGAGGTCACGATACCGGGACGCGGCCCCCTCACCTGGGAGCACCTGGTGCTGGATTTCAACGGAACGCTCGCCCTGGACGGAGCACTGCTCCCGGGCGTCGCCACCCGGCTGAGGAAGCTCTCCCGAAAGCTGGAGCTGCTGGTCATCACCGCCGACACCTTCGGGAGCGCCTCCCGCGCCCTCGCCGGGCTCCCGCTGCACCTGGAGGTTCTCGGCGAGGGGGTACAGGGCGAGAGAAAGGCCGCGGCGGTGCGCAGGCTGGGCGCGGAGAGGACCATCGCCGTCGGCAACGGCGCGAACGACGCCGCCATGCTCGAGGCGGCCGGTCTCGGGATCGCGGTCCTGGGCGGGGAGGGCGCCGCGCGCGGCGCCCTCCTCGGAGCGGACGTCATCGCCCCGGACATCCGCTGCGCGCTCGACCTCCTGCTCCTCCCCGGGAGGCTCGTCGCCACCTGGCGCCCCTAG
- a CDS encoding uracil-DNA glycosylase: MGSTGELKRLEGRTVERLGEGAVFGEGPVGAHLAIVGEAPGREEAERGRPFVGRAGRLLDELLEEAGIDRSGVYVTNVVKVRPTKERGGRLSNRPPRAAEIREGLEILEEEIRIVGPRVLVLLGGVPAKALLGGSFTLSRDRGRFFDSNLGLPALATYHPAYLLRLRGRGDYEGLREQVVSDLAAARRRADGSC, from the coding sequence ATGGGATCCACCGGGGAGCTCAAGAGGCTCGAAGGGAGGACCGTCGAGCGCCTCGGGGAGGGTGCGGTCTTCGGGGAGGGGCCGGTGGGGGCGCATCTGGCGATCGTCGGGGAGGCGCCGGGCAGGGAGGAGGCCGAGCGCGGGAGGCCGTTCGTGGGAAGGGCGGGGAGGCTCCTCGACGAGCTGCTCGAGGAAGCCGGGATCGACCGGTCCGGGGTCTACGTGACCAACGTAGTCAAGGTGCGGCCGACGAAGGAGCGGGGCGGGCGTCTCTCCAACCGGCCGCCCCGCGCCGCTGAGATCCGGGAAGGGCTCGAGATACTCGAAGAGGAGATCAGGATCGTCGGTCCGCGGGTCCTCGTCCTCCTGGGGGGCGTGCCGGCGAAGGCGCTCCTCGGGGGCTCGTTCACCCTGAGCCGTGACCGGGGCCGCTTCTTCGACTCGAACCTCGGCCTCCCGGCGCTCGCCACGTACCATCCGGCGTATCTGCTCAGGCTGCGGGGGAGGGGGGACTACGAGGGGCTCAGGGAGCAGGTGGTCTCTGATCTTGCCGCCGCGCGGCGGCGGGCGGACGGTTCGTGCTGA
- a CDS encoding asparaginase: MREDVPLATVTRGPLVESVHRGRFVFCDPSGEVLEAVGDPEVPVYPRSSAKPFQALPLLVSGAADRFGLGEEEIAVVCSSHSGEEAHVEAVRSVLRKAGLGEEDLGNGAHPPLYGPAAEALARSRERPRPVHGNCSGKHAGMLALCVHRGWDVAGYKELEHPVQRGVRAVLARVCGVPEGDLSPARDNCGVQTFALPLRALATGFARLATGEGLCGGIAEAARRVREAMMHNPYLVAGTGRFDTDLMRGAPLVAKSGAEGVFACGSPEGGWGFALKVSDGAKRAVGPAAAGALARRGVGVPPGLLSAPVHDLHGGVVGEVRPAFGDRGSGFGRSGAW, from the coding sequence ATGCGGGAGGACGTCCCGCTCGCGACCGTGACCCGAGGGCCTCTCGTCGAGAGCGTCCACCGCGGCAGGTTCGTCTTCTGCGATCCCTCGGGGGAGGTTCTCGAGGCGGTGGGGGATCCGGAAGTCCCCGTCTACCCCCGCTCCTCGGCCAAGCCCTTCCAGGCCCTGCCCCTCCTCGTCTCCGGCGCGGCGGACCGCTTCGGGCTCGGGGAGGAGGAGATCGCCGTCGTCTGCTCCTCGCACAGCGGGGAGGAGGCGCACGTGGAGGCCGTCCGTTCGGTCCTGCGCAAGGCCGGTCTCGGGGAGGAAGACCTCGGCAACGGGGCGCATCCTCCGCTCTACGGGCCCGCCGCCGAGGCGCTCGCCCGGAGCAGGGAGAGGCCGCGTCCCGTGCACGGCAACTGCTCGGGCAAGCACGCCGGGATGCTCGCGCTCTGCGTGCACCGGGGGTGGGATGTCGCAGGCTACAAGGAGCTCGAACACCCGGTGCAGCGCGGGGTGAGGGCCGTGCTCGCGCGGGTCTGCGGGGTCCCGGAGGGGGATCTTTCGCCCGCCCGCGACAACTGCGGGGTGCAGACCTTCGCGCTCCCTCTGCGGGCGCTCGCCACAGGCTTCGCCCGTCTCGCCACCGGCGAGGGACTCTGCGGCGGGATTGCGGAGGCGGCGCGGCGGGTCCGGGAGGCGATGATGCACAATCCCTACCTCGTCGCCGGGACCGGGCGCTTCGACACCGACCTCATGCGGGGGGCTCCGCTCGTCGCCAAGAGCGGGGCCGAGGGCGTCTTCGCCTGTGGGAGCCCCGAAGGAGGTTGGGGCTTCGCTCTGAAGGTCTCCGACGGTGCGAAGAGGGCCGTGGGACCGGCTGCCGCCGGGGCGCTCGCCCGTCGCGGGGTGGGGGTGCCGCCCGGCCTGCTCTCCGCGCCGGTGCACGACCTGCACGGCGGGGTGGTGGGGGAGGTGCGGCCCGCCTTCGGGGATCGAGGGTCCGGTTTCGGGCGATCGGGAGCGTGGTAG
- a CDS encoding amidohydrolase family protein: MDASEGEARTTSVEALTSGAMAPVWERVRRSIPPGTEIFDCHSHIGTDVDGHAMSTEGLIAQMRAAGVSRNIVFPLNDPDARDDYSGPNDVIWRAFEEHPDLFVPFFRLNPHLDYDAEFERCVGRGFRGLKLHPVSQRFELDDERVVRLLGMAAEADIPVLIHTGFGMGRIVEPLLPTLEAHPELRLILGHSAMVEVLTASRAFADNPNVLFDTSVVRAKDLYVLLCSVDPARVCYGSDIPYGDFPSTLHATLASCRAAGLSEEEVSGILSGNIRRWFG; the protein is encoded by the coding sequence ATGGATGCCTCAGAGGGAGAGGCCCGCACCACCAGCGTCGAGGCGCTCACGAGCGGGGCGATGGCCCCGGTGTGGGAGCGCGTCAGGAGAAGCATCCCGCCGGGTACCGAGATCTTCGACTGCCACTCGCACATAGGCACCGACGTGGACGGCCACGCGATGAGCACCGAGGGGCTCATCGCGCAGATGCGGGCCGCCGGCGTCTCGCGCAACATCGTCTTCCCGCTCAACGACCCCGACGCCCGCGACGACTACTCGGGACCGAACGACGTAATCTGGCGGGCCTTCGAGGAGCACCCGGATCTCTTCGTCCCCTTCTTCCGGCTCAACCCCCACCTCGACTACGACGCCGAGTTCGAGCGCTGCGTCGGGCGGGGCTTCAGGGGCCTCAAGCTGCATCCGGTGAGCCAGCGGTTCGAGCTCGACGACGAGCGGGTCGTCAGGCTGCTCGGGATGGCCGCCGAGGCCGACATCCCGGTCCTCATCCACACCGGCTTCGGGATGGGCAGGATCGTCGAGCCGCTGCTGCCGACGCTGGAGGCCCACCCGGAGCTGCGCCTGATCCTGGGCCACTCCGCCATGGTCGAGGTGCTCACCGCCTCCCGCGCCTTCGCCGATAATCCGAACGTCCTCTTCGACACCTCGGTCGTGAGGGCGAAAGACCTCTACGTGCTGCTCTGCTCGGTGGATCCGGCCCGCGTCTGCTACGGATCGGACATCCCCTACGGGGACTTCCCCTCGACCCTGCACGCCACCCTCGCCTCCTGCCGGGCGGCGGGTCTGAGCGAGGAGGAGGTCTCCGGCATCCTCTCCGGGAACATCCGGCGGTGGTTCGGATGA
- a CDS encoding metallophosphoesterase yields the protein MLAVISDSHFEEERSDRIEGEGGSSLGFSRNAPSRAFWRFVATLASEAERRRAERVDLVLAGDLFDFNRTDLWFSGEERPYHFGEDGPGSAVESKALEILSAIAAEPEVAGSLEALRAFASGRYVEDGEEREFPVPTALHYITGNHDRLAGATPRLRREIRRLVGLGGKDEPFPNQILFEDPRVLVRHGHEYDRYNFALDCGGMDELPVELPAAYYARPNLGDFITTEVAVGFPRVFREVYGDEEILADETLAAVYLRLLEFDDLRPQSALLNFLLNVGGSRLPEEEIWGLLEPVAGRILDSIRESPFLLEEMERLERKGRPDVLDAVRAFLGLRGWRFGIPLGAARLYTRHAVREETGTGPVPFAARERALRDGAVRFVVAGHTHDPRLALLASDAEDERYFVDTGTWRSRIPSTPDLREFGHLRTLTYVMVYGAKEGGGSPDGTESFDYWSGFSHRSGG from the coding sequence ATGCTGGCCGTGATCTCCGACAGCCACTTCGAGGAGGAGCGTTCGGATCGCATAGAGGGGGAGGGCGGCTCCTCGCTCGGTTTCTCCCGCAACGCTCCGTCTCGCGCCTTCTGGCGTTTCGTCGCCACGCTGGCCTCTGAGGCGGAACGCCGGCGGGCGGAGCGGGTGGACCTGGTGCTCGCCGGGGACCTCTTCGACTTCAACCGTACCGACCTCTGGTTCTCGGGTGAGGAGAGACCGTACCATTTCGGGGAAGACGGTCCCGGCTCCGCCGTGGAATCGAAGGCGCTCGAGATACTCTCCGCGATCGCCGCTGAACCGGAGGTCGCCGGGAGCCTCGAGGCCCTGCGGGCCTTCGCCTCCGGGCGCTACGTGGAGGATGGGGAGGAGAGAGAGTTCCCCGTGCCCACCGCGCTGCACTACATCACCGGCAACCACGACCGGCTCGCGGGTGCCACCCCGCGCCTGCGGCGGGAGATCCGGCGCCTCGTCGGGCTCGGCGGGAAGGACGAGCCCTTCCCGAACCAGATCCTCTTCGAGGACCCGAGGGTGCTGGTGCGCCACGGCCACGAGTACGACCGCTACAATTTTGCGCTGGACTGCGGGGGGATGGACGAGCTCCCGGTCGAGCTCCCGGCCGCGTACTACGCCCGACCGAACCTGGGGGACTTCATCACCACCGAGGTCGCCGTCGGTTTCCCGCGCGTCTTCCGCGAGGTCTACGGGGACGAGGAGATCCTCGCGGACGAGACGCTCGCGGCGGTCTACCTGCGCCTGCTCGAGTTCGACGACCTGCGTCCGCAGTCGGCGCTGCTCAACTTCCTGCTCAACGTCGGCGGATCCCGCCTGCCGGAGGAGGAGATCTGGGGGCTTCTGGAGCCCGTGGCGGGGAGGATACTCGATTCCATCCGGGAGAGCCCGTTTTTGCTGGAGGAGATGGAGCGTCTGGAGAGGAAGGGCCGCCCGGACGTCCTCGACGCGGTCAGGGCTTTCCTCGGGCTGCGCGGCTGGCGTTTCGGGATCCCCCTCGGGGCCGCCCGACTCTACACCCGCCACGCCGTACGCGAGGAGACCGGCACCGGCCCGGTCCCGTTCGCAGCCCGCGAGCGCGCGCTGCGCGACGGAGCGGTGCGCTTCGTCGTCGCCGGTCACACCCACGATCCCAGGCTCGCGCTGCTCGCCTCCGACGCGGAAGATGAGCGCTACTTCGTGGACACCGGCACCTGGCGCAGCCGCATCCCCTCCACCCCGGACCTGAGGGAGTTCGGCCACCTGAGGACCCTCACCTACGTGATGGTGTACGGCGCAAAGGAGGGGGGAGGCTCTCCCGACGGGACCGAGTCCTTCGATTACTGGAGCGGGTTCTCGCACCGCTCCGGCGGATGA
- a CDS encoding hemolysin family protein produces MHEDPLLSWLGVLAAIVLIAFNGFFVMAEFALVRVRESRIAQLEKEGSARAASVHGALKNLDTYLSAVQVGITMASLALGWIGEPAVSAVIRPALAAVGVSDGGLIRVVSVVIGFSIITFFQLVFAEQAPKYFSIERAEGAALWISRPLHLFVVILRPMSWLVNAATNLVLRPWGIRLGEGSEVPSEEEIRFLIASSARSGYIEPEEGDYLENVFDFGDMVVREIMVPRPDIVALPGDLPLEELVERAVFGRYTRYPVYQGDLDHILGVVHIKDIFRAARENPEDFRLEPLIRECLIVPENKRIEEMLREFQRRKLQMAIVVDEWGSVEGLVTIEDIIEEIVGEIRDEFDAGEATVEELGRGVFAVDGRIPISEVNERFGLEIPREDFETIGGYVLGALGRPPRPGDTVEVEGATLRVKSVDGPRVAMLTLYTQEEAVRRGGQ; encoded by the coding sequence ATGCACGAAGACCCTCTCTTATCCTGGCTCGGCGTACTCGCCGCCATCGTCCTGATCGCCTTCAACGGCTTCTTCGTCATGGCCGAGTTCGCGCTGGTACGGGTACGGGAGAGCCGCATCGCGCAGCTCGAGAAAGAAGGCAGCGCGCGGGCGGCGAGCGTGCACGGCGCGCTCAAGAACCTCGACACCTACCTCTCGGCGGTGCAGGTCGGGATCACGATGGCCTCTCTCGCTCTCGGCTGGATCGGCGAGCCGGCCGTCTCCGCCGTCATCCGCCCCGCGCTCGCGGCGGTCGGGGTGAGCGACGGTGGCCTCATCCGGGTCGTCTCGGTGGTGATCGGCTTCTCGATAATAACCTTCTTCCAGCTCGTCTTCGCCGAGCAGGCCCCCAAGTACTTCTCCATAGAGCGGGCCGAGGGTGCGGCGCTCTGGATCAGCCGTCCGCTGCACCTGTTCGTCGTGATCCTGCGGCCGATGAGCTGGCTGGTCAACGCCGCGACCAACCTGGTCCTGAGGCCGTGGGGCATCCGGCTCGGGGAGGGTTCGGAGGTGCCATCGGAGGAGGAGATTCGCTTCCTCATAGCCTCCTCGGCGCGATCGGGGTACATCGAGCCCGAGGAGGGTGATTACCTGGAGAACGTCTTCGATTTCGGGGACATGGTCGTGCGCGAGATCATGGTGCCTCGACCGGACATCGTCGCCCTGCCCGGCGACCTGCCGCTGGAGGAGCTCGTGGAGCGCGCCGTCTTCGGGCGCTACACCCGCTACCCGGTCTACCAGGGGGACCTCGACCACATCCTCGGGGTCGTGCACATAAAGGACATCTTCCGGGCGGCACGGGAGAACCCGGAGGATTTCAGGCTCGAGCCCCTGATCCGGGAGTGTCTCATCGTCCCCGAGAACAAACGCATAGAGGAGATGCTCCGGGAGTTTCAGCGGCGCAAGCTGCAGATGGCGATAGTCGTCGACGAATGGGGTTCGGTCGAGGGGCTCGTGACCATCGAGGACATAATCGAGGAGATCGTCGGCGAGATCCGGGACGAGTTCGACGCGGGGGAGGCGACCGTCGAGGAGCTCGGACGCGGGGTGTTCGCGGTCGACGGGCGCATCCCGATAAGCGAGGTGAACGAGCGCTTCGGGCTCGAGATCCCCCGCGAGGACTTCGAGACCATCGGCGGCTACGTCCTCGGGGCGCTGGGGCGTCCGCCTCGGCCGGGGGACACGGTCGAGGTGGAGGGGGCGACGCTCAGGGTCAAGAGCGTCGACGGGCCGCGGGTGGCGATGCTCACCCTCTACACGCAGGAAGAGGCCGTGCGAAGAGGCGGCCAGTAA
- the malQ gene encoding 4-alpha-glucanotransferase, producing the protein MTHESSSRRAAGILLHPTSLPGNAGIGELGEEALRFVRFLRRADQRLWQVLPLVPTGPDGSPYSSSSAFAGNPLLVSTGRLVEEGLLEEGPEPTPEDAPVDYPRLISSRRKLLYRAFTRWRPDDNFLRFREENACWLEDHALYEALREAHGGRPWTRWEPALRDRRPEALKRVRRELAEEIRYHQFVQHRFQRDWDRVKSAANAAGVQIIGDLPIFVSRDSADVWADRRLFRLDDRGEPAAIAGVPPDYFSETGQLWGNPLYDWERMEREGYRWWVLRMKRALTLYDAVRVDHFRGFEAGWEVPPGEKTAKNGRWAPGPGRKLFRRLEEELGELPVIAEDLGEITPEVEELRAGLGFPGMKVLQFAFSSDAANPHLPHNHTGNWVVYTGTHDNDTTAGWWHDASPAERSFVRRYLGREFVSVWDFVRLAYASPADRAIVPMQDLLSLGSEARMNDPGNPEGNWRWRMSREALSEELAERLRDLAATYGR; encoded by the coding sequence GTGACACACGAATCTTCTTCGAGAAGGGCGGCGGGCATCCTGCTCCACCCGACCTCGCTCCCGGGGAACGCCGGCATCGGGGAGCTGGGGGAGGAGGCGCTGCGCTTCGTGCGGTTTCTGCGCAGGGCCGACCAGCGCCTCTGGCAGGTCCTCCCGCTCGTCCCGACCGGACCCGACGGGTCGCCCTACTCCTCGTCCTCTGCCTTCGCCGGCAACCCCCTGCTCGTGAGCACGGGGCGGCTGGTGGAAGAAGGCCTGCTGGAGGAGGGGCCGGAGCCGACGCCGGAAGACGCCCCGGTCGACTACCCGCGTCTGATCTCTTCTCGCAGAAAGCTCCTGTACCGTGCCTTCACCCGCTGGCGCCCGGATGACAACTTCCTGCGCTTTCGGGAGGAGAACGCCTGCTGGCTCGAGGATCACGCGCTCTACGAGGCCCTGAGAGAAGCCCACGGCGGCAGACCATGGACGCGCTGGGAACCCGCCCTGCGCGACCGAAGACCGGAGGCGCTGAAGCGGGTGCGCAGGGAGCTCGCAGAAGAGATCCGTTACCACCAGTTCGTCCAGCACCGCTTCCAGAGGGATTGGGACCGGGTCAAATCGGCGGCGAACGCGGCGGGTGTCCAGATCATCGGGGACCTCCCCATCTTCGTCTCCCGCGACTCGGCCGACGTCTGGGCCGACCGCCGCCTCTTCCGGCTGGACGATCGAGGGGAGCCCGCCGCTATCGCCGGGGTTCCTCCGGATTACTTCTCGGAGACGGGCCAGCTGTGGGGCAACCCGCTCTACGACTGGGAAAGGATGGAGCGGGAAGGCTACCGGTGGTGGGTTTTGCGCATGAAGCGCGCCCTCACCCTCTACGACGCGGTGCGCGTAGACCACTTCCGTGGGTTCGAGGCCGGCTGGGAGGTCCCGCCGGGCGAGAAGACGGCGAAGAACGGCCGCTGGGCGCCCGGCCCGGGGAGGAAGCTCTTCCGGAGGCTCGAGGAGGAGCTCGGGGAGCTCCCCGTGATCGCGGAGGACCTCGGCGAGATCACACCAGAGGTCGAGGAGCTGCGCGCCGGGCTGGGGTTCCCGGGCATGAAGGTCCTGCAGTTCGCCTTCTCCTCCGACGCCGCCAACCCCCACCTCCCGCACAACCACACCGGGAACTGGGTCGTCTACACCGGGACCCACGACAACGACACCACGGCCGGCTGGTGGCACGATGCCTCCCCCGCCGAGCGCTCCTTCGTCCGCCGTTACCTGGGGCGGGAGTTCGTCTCGGTGTGGGACTTCGTGCGCCTGGCCTACGCCTCTCCGGCAGACCGCGCGATCGTCCCGATGCAGGATCTCCTCTCGCTCGGGTCCGAGGCCCGGATGAACGACCCGGGGAATCCCGAAGGGAACTGGCGGTGGCGGATGTCCCGGGAGGCGCTGTCGGAGGAGCTCGCCGAGAGGCTGCGCGATCTGGCCGCAACCTACGGCCGCTAG
- the lepB gene encoding signal peptidase I codes for MSDNLSHQGKRPERRGRFGGPVGEFVITLVVAFVLVFGVVRPFIVEAYRIPSASMEPTLMVGDRVLANKFIYRFEPPKRGQIVIFKDPNGSGEDLIKRVVGVAGDTIQIKHGVLYVDGVAQKEPYIHKNPCVPGRPRTCSFGPVKVPPGHFFAMGDNRANSFDSRFFGAVPDSDLQGEAFLIFWPPGQLRWL; via the coding sequence ATGAGCGATAATCTCTCACACCAGGGCAAGCGGCCGGAGCGCCGCGGCAGGTTCGGCGGGCCGGTCGGCGAGTTTGTCATCACCCTCGTCGTCGCCTTCGTTCTGGTCTTCGGGGTGGTCAGGCCGTTCATCGTCGAGGCGTACCGCATCCCATCCGCGAGCATGGAGCCGACGTTGATGGTCGGCGACAGGGTGCTGGCGAACAAGTTCATCTACCGCTTCGAGCCGCCGAAGCGGGGGCAGATCGTGATCTTCAAGGATCCGAACGGGAGCGGCGAGGATCTCATAAAGCGCGTCGTCGGCGTCGCCGGGGATACGATCCAGATAAAACACGGCGTGCTCTACGTGGACGGGGTCGCGCAGAAAGAGCCCTACATCCACAAGAACCCCTGCGTCCCGGGGAGACCCAGAACCTGCTCCTTCGGGCCGGTAAAGGTGCCGCCCGGCCACTTCTTCGCGATGGGGGACAACCGGGCGAACTCCTTCGACTCCCGCTTCTTCGGGGCGGTCCCCGACAGCGACTTGCAGGGCGAGGCCTTCCTCATCTTCTGGCCCCCGGGCCAGCTGCGCTGGCTCTAG
- the lepB gene encoding signal peptidase I: MAARDPYRRFETSSGRRIGVPGFSLVLTAVLAALFWILGPFVVGVYWIPTGSMIPTLRPGDEVLANEFVYRFEPPKRGQIVIFRNPEDPGGAPLIKRIVGLPGDTIQIKHGVLYVDGAPRREPYVKGGEPAPFGPVTVPPGKVFVLGDNRTDSEDSRYFGAVPERALEGEVFLVFWPPGRFGWL; encoded by the coding sequence GTGGCGGCGAGAGACCCCTACCGGCGCTTCGAGACCTCGTCCGGACGGAGGATCGGGGTGCCGGGCTTCTCGCTCGTCCTCACCGCAGTTCTGGCCGCTCTCTTCTGGATTCTCGGACCGTTCGTCGTCGGGGTCTACTGGATCCCGACGGGGAGCATGATCCCGACGCTGCGGCCCGGCGACGAGGTTCTGGCGAACGAGTTCGTCTACCGCTTCGAGCCGCCGAAGCGGGGGCAGATCGTGATCTTCCGGAACCCCGAAGACCCGGGCGGCGCCCCCCTGATCAAACGCATCGTCGGGCTGCCGGGGGACACCATCCAGATAAAACACGGCGTGCTCTACGTGGATGGCGCTCCCCGGAGGGAGCCCTACGTGAAGGGGGGTGAGCCCGCACCCTTCGGCCCCGTCACCGTGCCTCCGGGGAAGGTCTTCGTCCTGGGGGACAACCGCACCGACTCCGAGGACTCCCGCTACTTCGGGGCGGTCCCGGAGAGGGCTCTGGAGGGTGAGGTCTTCCTCGTCTTCTGGCCACCAGGGCGCTTCGGGTGGCTGTGA
- a CDS encoding cation-efflux pump, with translation MGRQEDRERLEKDRATFVSVGASFFLACLKLAVGLLTGSLGLLAEAAHSGLDFVSSLITFVSVRVARRPADEEHPYGHERFENLSAVIQGVLLLVTAAWIAYEAAIRLLLEGSHVRPTPAAFGVMLLAILTDLWRSRILLSVARRYRSRALEADALNFRADLLSSSAVIVGLALVALGRATGIGILANADALAALAVAGIILYKATELLFSSVNVLLDRAPKEMEERVRSAASSVPGVIDTPSVRLRESGSRAFADVVITVPRTISAPEAHEISERVEEAVRGVDPRVESVVHTEPVVTDTETLAEAIHATALEMGLRTHHERVQRSGEHLEASLHLEVSPELTLGEAHALANRLGRAVRGRYPQLSRVNTHIEVAEPEPAGEAKEITSELPHLASEIKRVAEGVGRGAGCHEVRLYRSEDGVDAVLHCDFPGSENVGEVHALTERMEQAIRGRFPDLEHVVIHAEPRDDPPTGRDPRE, from the coding sequence ATGGGCCGGCAGGAAGACAGAGAGCGGCTGGAGAAGGACCGGGCGACCTTCGTCTCGGTGGGGGCATCCTTCTTCCTCGCGTGCCTGAAGCTTGCGGTGGGGCTCCTCACCGGGAGCCTCGGGCTTCTGGCCGAGGCTGCGCACTCCGGGCTCGATTTCGTCTCCTCGCTCATAACCTTCGTCTCGGTACGCGTGGCCCGCAGACCGGCGGACGAGGAGCACCCCTACGGGCACGAGCGGTTCGAGAACCTCTCGGCCGTAATACAGGGGGTGCTGCTTCTGGTGACGGCGGCCTGGATCGCCTATGAGGCGGCGATCCGTCTCCTGCTCGAAGGTAGCCACGTACGGCCCACCCCGGCGGCGTTCGGGGTGATGCTTTTGGCGATCTTGACGGACCTCTGGCGCTCGCGGATCCTGCTCAGCGTGGCCCGGCGCTACCGCAGCCGGGCGCTCGAGGCCGACGCGCTGAATTTCCGGGCCGACCTCTTGAGCTCCTCCGCCGTCATCGTCGGGCTCGCGCTGGTCGCGCTCGGGAGGGCCACCGGGATCGGTATCCTGGCGAACGCCGACGCGCTGGCCGCGCTCGCCGTCGCCGGGATAATCCTCTACAAGGCCACGGAGCTGCTCTTCAGCTCGGTCAACGTGCTGCTCGATCGGGCGCCGAAGGAGATGGAGGAGAGGGTGCGCAGCGCCGCCTCCTCCGTCCCCGGCGTCATCGACACCCCCTCCGTGCGCCTGCGGGAGTCCGGGAGCCGGGCTTTCGCCGACGTCGTGATAACCGTGCCGCGGACGATCAGCGCCCCGGAGGCGCACGAGATCTCCGAGCGGGTCGAGGAGGCGGTGCGCGGCGTCGACCCGCGGGTGGAGAGCGTGGTGCACACCGAACCGGTCGTCACCGACACCGAGACGCTCGCCGAGGCTATCCATGCGACGGCGCTCGAGATGGGCCTGAGGACCCACCACGAGCGGGTGCAGCGCTCCGGGGAACATCTGGAGGCTTCGCTGCACCTGGAGGTCTCTCCGGAACTCACCCTCGGGGAGGCCCACGCGCTCGCCAACCGGCTCGGCCGGGCGGTGCGCGGGCGGTACCCGCAGCTGAGCCGGGTCAACACCCACATCGAGGTCGCCGAACCGGAGCCCGCGGGGGAGGCGAAGGAGATCACCTCCGAGCTGCCCCACCTTGCATCGGAGATAAAGCGGGTGGCGGAAGGGGTGGGGAGGGGAGCGGGCTGCCACGAGGTGCGGCTGTACCGCTCGGAGGACGGTGTGGACGCCGTGCTCCACTGCGATTTCCCCGGTTCGGAGAACGTGGGGGAGGTGCACGCTCTGACCGAGCGTATGGAGCAGGCGATACGGGGGCGGTTCCCGGATCTCGAGCACGTCGTCATCCACGCCGAGCCCCGAGACGATCCTCCGACCGGTCGGGATCCCCGGGAGTGA
- a CDS encoding DedA family protein has translation MVEAILQPLVQWVTGTIGAYGLLAVFSLMILESMGIPIPSEAISPFAGYLVFAGKMSFFWAVTAGVAGNMVGSWIAYAIGATGGRGLWLRYGRFVGVRAHHLATAEKWFERYGEIVVFVGRILPVVRTFISFPAGAAKMNLVRFSAYTLLGCIPWVTALTYFGYFLGRNWERVGSYLHYLDYLVVLGVVLAVAYLLWRRFSARTPKA, from the coding sequence ATGGTCGAAGCCATCCTGCAGCCCCTCGTTCAGTGGGTCACCGGAACGATAGGTGCCTACGGGCTGCTCGCGGTCTTCTCGCTGATGATCCTCGAGAGCATGGGAATACCCATCCCCTCCGAGGCGATCTCGCCGTTCGCCGGGTATCTGGTCTTCGCCGGCAAGATGAGCTTCTTCTGGGCGGTGACCGCCGGGGTGGCGGGCAACATGGTCGGCTCCTGGATCGCCTACGCCATCGGCGCGACCGGCGGCCGGGGGCTCTGGCTCCGCTACGGGCGCTTCGTCGGCGTCCGGGCGCACCACCTGGCCACCGCCGAGAAGTGGTTCGAGCGCTACGGGGAGATCGTCGTCTTCGTCGGGCGTATCCTGCCGGTGGTGCGAACGTTCATCTCCTTCCCGGCCGGGGCGGCGAAGATGAACCTCGTCCGGTTCTCCGCCTACACCCTGCTCGGGTGCATCCCGTGGGTCACCGCGCTCACCTACTTCGGGTACTTCCTCGGGCGCAACTGGGAGCGGGTCGGATCCTACCTGCACTACCTGGACTATCTGGTCGTCCTCGGCGTGGTCCTCGCGGTCGCTTACCTGCTCTGGCGGCGCTTCTCCGCCCGCACCCCGAAGGCCTGA